The Microbacterium luteum genome includes a region encoding these proteins:
- a CDS encoding amidohydrolase codes for MASDLDTRTDLERLYIDLHRHPELSFQETRTAGVIARELDALGIEYEEGVGKTGIVGVIRNPGETGEAGPTVWLRADTDALPVEERTGLDYASTARGTDPQGTDVPVMHACGHDMHVSAMLGALRRLVATRSEWVGTVVVVFQPAEEYGAGAKAMIADGVLDRYPRPDVVLGQHVTPLPAGTIGVRSGTQMAASDGLRVTLFGRGGHGSRPHATVDPIVMAAATVMRLQTIVSREVDPRDVAVVTVGALHAGLKNNIIPAEAVLELSLRYPDDEARERVMEKVERIVRAEAAASGAEQAPSIVIDHTLPPTVNDAGATERLSAAFDRHFGEGTVVDPGMFTGSEDVSWFARESGAPLVYWFWGGIDADAYAAAVAADTVERDIPTNHSPFFAPVLQPTLDNGVANIVVAAREFLAAR; via the coding sequence ATGGCCTCCGACCTCGACACCCGCACCGACCTCGAACGCCTGTACATCGATCTGCACCGCCACCCGGAACTGTCCTTCCAGGAGACGCGCACCGCCGGGGTCATCGCCCGCGAGCTCGACGCGCTCGGGATCGAGTACGAGGAGGGCGTCGGCAAGACCGGCATCGTCGGGGTGATCCGAAATCCCGGCGAGACGGGTGAGGCCGGGCCCACGGTGTGGCTGCGCGCCGACACCGACGCCCTGCCGGTGGAGGAGCGCACGGGACTCGACTACGCGAGCACCGCGCGCGGCACCGATCCGCAGGGCACCGATGTTCCGGTCATGCACGCCTGCGGCCACGACATGCACGTCAGCGCGATGCTCGGCGCCCTGCGCCGGCTCGTCGCGACCAGGAGCGAGTGGGTCGGCACCGTCGTGGTCGTCTTCCAGCCCGCCGAGGAGTACGGCGCCGGCGCGAAGGCGATGATCGCCGACGGCGTGCTGGATCGGTATCCGCGACCGGATGTGGTGCTCGGCCAGCACGTCACACCGTTGCCCGCCGGCACGATCGGCGTGCGCAGCGGCACGCAGATGGCCGCCTCCGATGGCCTGCGCGTGACGCTCTTCGGGCGCGGTGGGCACGGATCGCGCCCGCACGCCACGGTCGACCCGATCGTCATGGCCGCGGCCACGGTCATGCGGCTGCAGACGATCGTCTCGCGCGAGGTCGACCCGCGGGATGTCGCGGTCGTCACCGTGGGTGCGCTGCACGCGGGTCTGAAGAACAACATCATCCCGGCCGAGGCCGTGCTCGAGCTCAGCCTGCGCTACCCCGACGACGAAGCGCGGGAGCGCGTGATGGAGAAGGTGGAGCGCATCGTGCGGGCCGAGGCGGCGGCATCCGGAGCCGAGCAGGCACCCTCGATCGTCATCGACCACACGCTGCCGCCGACCGTGAACGACGCCGGCGCCACGGAGCGCCTCAGCGCCGCTTTCGACCGCCACTTCGGTGAGGGAACGGTCGTCGACCCGGGCATGTTCACCGGCAGCGAGGACGTGTCGTGGTTCGCCCGCGAGTCCGGCGCACCCCTGGTCTACTGGTTCTGGGGCGGCATCGACGCCGACGCCTATGCGGCCGCCGTCGCGGCGGACACGGTGGAGCGCGACATCCCGACGAACCACTCCCCGTTCTTCGCCCCGGTGCTGCAGCCGACGCTCGACAACGGCGTGGCGAACATCGTGGTCGCCGCCCGCGAATTCCTGGCCGCCCGCTGA
- the hpxO gene encoding FAD-dependent urate hydroxylase HpxO — protein sequence MKILIIGAGIGGASAGIALQRLGHDVVIYDKMRENKPVGAALSLWSNGVKVLNWLGLAEEVAALGGRMDDMAYYEGVSGEVMCRFSLEPVTTLTGQRPYPVARADLQGLLMETFGMHRIHLSSTATAIEDDGEIVTVTFADGSTDTADMVIGADGARSFVRDYVTGGGIEREYSGYTNFNGLVPANEAIGPVNQWTTYVAEGKRCAVMPVADDRFYFFVDIPQPAGLPYDRADGVAPLREAFGSWAPGVQALLDSIDPDASLNRVEIWDIAPFHTWVKGRVAILGDAAHNTSPDIGQGACSALEDSFALATAVATNTISVEDTLKRYEKSRAARAGELVERARKRAHETHAFDPAATEAWYESLRGADGAGIIRGIVGNIEDSPVNLGVGTL from the coding sequence ATGAAGATCCTGATCATCGGCGCCGGAATCGGCGGCGCCAGCGCGGGCATCGCGCTGCAGCGCCTCGGGCACGACGTCGTCATCTACGACAAGATGCGCGAGAACAAGCCGGTGGGAGCGGCCCTGTCGCTGTGGTCGAACGGGGTCAAGGTGCTCAACTGGCTCGGCCTGGCCGAGGAGGTCGCCGCGCTCGGCGGCCGCATGGATGACATGGCGTACTACGAGGGCGTCTCCGGCGAGGTCATGTGCCGCTTCTCGCTCGAGCCGGTGACGACCCTCACGGGGCAGCGGCCGTACCCGGTCGCCCGAGCCGACCTGCAGGGACTGCTCATGGAGACGTTCGGGATGCACCGCATCCACCTCTCGAGCACGGCCACGGCCATCGAGGACGACGGCGAGATCGTGACGGTCACCTTCGCCGACGGGTCGACCGACACCGCCGACATGGTGATCGGCGCCGACGGCGCGCGCTCCTTCGTGCGCGACTACGTCACCGGCGGCGGCATCGAGCGGGAGTACTCCGGCTACACGAACTTCAACGGACTCGTGCCGGCGAACGAGGCGATCGGCCCGGTGAACCAGTGGACGACCTACGTCGCGGAGGGAAAGCGGTGCGCCGTCATGCCCGTCGCCGACGATCGCTTCTACTTCTTCGTCGACATCCCGCAGCCGGCGGGGCTTCCCTACGACCGCGCCGACGGGGTCGCGCCGCTGCGCGAGGCGTTCGGCTCGTGGGCGCCGGGCGTGCAGGCGCTGCTGGACTCGATCGATCCGGATGCTTCCCTCAACCGCGTCGAGATCTGGGACATCGCGCCGTTCCACACGTGGGTGAAGGGGCGCGTGGCGATCCTCGGCGACGCAGCCCACAACACCTCGCCCGACATCGGGCAGGGGGCGTGCTCGGCGCTGGAGGACTCGTTCGCCCTCGCGACCGCGGTCGCCACCAACACCATTTCGGTCGAAGACACCCTCAAGCGCTACGAGAAGTCCCGCGCGGCGCGCGCCGGCGAGCTGGTGGAACGCGCCCGCAAGCGCGCCCACGAGACCCACGCGTTCGATCCGGCGGCGACCGAGGCGTGGTACGAGAGCCTGCGCGGCGCCGACGGGGCGGGCATCATCCGCGGCATCGTCGGCAACATCGAGGACAGCCCTGTCAACCTCGGCGTCGGCACCCTCTGA
- the sufU gene encoding Fe-S cluster assembly sulfur transfer protein SufU, translating to MSLESLYQELILDHSKRPKGKGIAEATERSAISHQRNPICGDEVTLQVRLTDDGAGIRDVTWDGAGCSISQASASMLVALVDEERDLADGAPMPVGDAHALIERFREALRSRGAIPLDEETFGDAAALSGVSKYTARVKCAMLAWVALEDTLARA from the coding sequence ATGAGTCTCGAATCCCTCTACCAGGAGCTGATCCTGGACCACTCCAAGCGCCCGAAGGGCAAGGGGATCGCCGAGGCGACCGAGCGGTCGGCGATCTCGCACCAGCGCAACCCGATCTGCGGCGACGAAGTGACGCTGCAGGTGCGGCTCACCGACGACGGCGCGGGAATCCGCGACGTCACCTGGGACGGCGCTGGCTGCTCCATCTCGCAGGCGTCGGCGTCGATGCTCGTCGCGCTCGTCGACGAGGAGCGCGACCTCGCCGACGGTGCCCCGATGCCGGTCGGCGACGCCCACGCCCTCATCGAGAGGTTCCGCGAGGCGCTGCGCTCGCGCGGCGCCATCCCGCTCGACGAGGAGACCTTCGGCGACGCCGCGGCGTTGTCGGGGGTATCGAAGTACACCGCACGCGTCAAGTGCGCGATGCTCGCGTGGGTCGCCCTCGAAGACACCCTCGCCCGCGCCTGA
- a CDS encoding NCS1 family nucleobase:cation symporter-1 codes for MTSTAAGPHESEPFDTDAGAHPHPSLYNDDLAPLPREKRRWTAFEIFNVWTNDVQSLAGYTLAAGLFVTAGISGWWVFAAIVLAGLFVNWLVNLTGKPSVKYGIPYAVMARSSMGVRGAQFPALIRGIVAIFWFGAQTYFASTAVSLALDAIFGDPELPAVLGMDAIDWVSYAIVAGLQILLFTRGIAWIERFLNFAGPAVYVVMVVLLVAIWIQAGDDLIPAVGQIFNSSEVEGWAAVAAFVGVIGTMIAYFSAVIINFGDFSRFAKSEKAMKRGNFLGLPVSLTFFTFLALFITAGAYIVFQDGQGEPLTNPADIVGQVGNVFLTIVAAITFLLATVGINLVANFIPPAYDLSNLAPQRISFKTGGYLTALFGFIIGALWVVTIGDNLPVFVDTLGAVLAPLYGVLVADYYIVQRRALKIADLFSMDPAARYHYQRGWNVRAVIAVAVAAVFSVAAVWVPAVGALSGFAWVIGALLGAALYVAVMWNHRGTPASARASAVPESAAG; via the coding sequence ATGACGAGCACCGCCGCAGGTCCGCACGAGTCCGAGCCGTTCGACACCGATGCCGGTGCGCACCCGCATCCCTCGCTCTACAACGACGATCTCGCGCCGTTGCCGCGCGAGAAGCGGCGGTGGACGGCCTTCGAGATCTTCAACGTGTGGACCAACGACGTGCAGTCCCTCGCGGGCTACACCCTCGCCGCGGGCCTGTTCGTGACGGCCGGGATCAGCGGGTGGTGGGTGTTCGCCGCGATCGTCCTGGCCGGCCTGTTCGTGAACTGGCTGGTCAACCTGACCGGCAAGCCCAGCGTGAAGTACGGCATCCCCTACGCCGTCATGGCGCGGTCGAGCATGGGGGTTCGCGGCGCGCAGTTCCCCGCTCTGATCCGCGGCATCGTGGCGATCTTCTGGTTCGGCGCGCAGACCTACTTCGCCTCCACGGCAGTCTCCCTCGCGCTCGACGCGATCTTCGGCGACCCCGAGTTGCCCGCGGTGCTCGGCATGGATGCGATCGACTGGGTCTCGTACGCGATCGTCGCCGGTCTCCAGATCCTGCTCTTCACGCGCGGCATCGCGTGGATCGAACGGTTCCTCAACTTCGCAGGACCCGCGGTCTACGTCGTCATGGTCGTGCTGCTCGTCGCCATCTGGATCCAGGCGGGTGACGACCTCATCCCCGCCGTGGGCCAGATCTTCAACAGCTCCGAGGTCGAAGGATGGGCCGCCGTCGCGGCCTTCGTCGGGGTGATCGGCACGATGATCGCGTATTTCTCTGCAGTGATCATCAACTTCGGCGACTTCTCGCGGTTCGCCAAGAGCGAGAAGGCGATGAAGCGCGGCAACTTCCTCGGCCTGCCGGTGAGCCTGACCTTCTTCACCTTCCTCGCGCTGTTCATCACCGCCGGCGCCTACATCGTCTTCCAAGACGGTCAGGGCGAGCCGCTCACGAACCCCGCCGACATCGTCGGACAGGTCGGCAACGTCTTCCTCACCATCGTCGCCGCGATCACGTTCCTGCTCGCGACGGTCGGCATCAACCTCGTCGCGAACTTCATCCCGCCGGCGTACGACCTGTCGAACCTCGCTCCGCAGCGCATCAGCTTCAAGACCGGCGGCTACCTCACCGCCCTGTTCGGCTTCATCATCGGCGCCCTCTGGGTGGTGACGATCGGCGACAACCTCCCCGTCTTCGTCGACACCCTCGGCGCCGTCCTCGCCCCGCTCTACGGGGTGCTCGTCGCGGACTACTACATCGTGCAGCGACGCGCCCTGAAGATCGCCGACCTCTTCTCGATGGACCCCGCTGCGCGGTATCACTATCAGCGCGGGTGGAACGTCCGGGCGGTGATCGCCGTGGCCGTGGCGGCGGTCTTCTCCGTCGCAGCGGTGTGGGTTCCCGCGGTCGGCGCGCTGAGCGGTTTCGCGTGGGTCATCGGTGCCCTTCTCGGGGCGGCGCTGTATGTCGCTGTGATGTGGAATCACCGCGGGACGCCGGCATCCGCCCGCGCGTCGGCCGTTCCGGAATCGGCAGCCGGATAG
- a CDS encoding ABC transporter permease subunit, producing MIPIVRRWLVDGWRGTAGWCAGMIVVMAVYLPLFPSMQTPELAGMLDSLPPELVRTLGYDDITSGAGYTQATFFGLVGFALMAVAAVSWGASVIAGAEESGRLELTIAHGVGRVQYALESAAAVLVRVLVVGAVVLATLLVLNEPSQLDLEVGRIVAEVAAWTGLGFLFAAVALAAGAITGARSWAIGAGAGVAAASFVVQAVANNSEDLADLERFSPFFWAYGQSPLGNGFDAPGLALLWGFALAFVAVATFALRRRDILG from the coding sequence ATGATCCCGATCGTTCGCCGCTGGCTCGTCGACGGGTGGCGCGGAACCGCCGGGTGGTGCGCCGGGATGATCGTCGTGATGGCGGTGTACCTGCCCCTCTTTCCGTCGATGCAGACCCCCGAGCTCGCCGGAATGCTCGACAGCCTGCCGCCGGAGCTCGTCCGCACCCTCGGCTACGACGACATCACCTCCGGCGCCGGATACACCCAGGCGACCTTCTTCGGCCTCGTCGGCTTCGCGCTCATGGCCGTGGCCGCGGTGTCGTGGGGCGCATCCGTCATCGCCGGTGCGGAGGAGTCGGGTCGCCTCGAGCTCACCATCGCCCACGGCGTCGGTCGGGTGCAGTACGCGCTGGAGAGCGCCGCGGCCGTGCTGGTGCGCGTGCTCGTGGTCGGCGCCGTGGTGCTCGCGACGCTGCTGGTGCTGAACGAACCGTCGCAGCTCGATCTCGAGGTGGGACGGATCGTCGCCGAGGTGGCGGCGTGGACCGGGCTCGGCTTCCTCTTCGCCGCGGTCGCGCTCGCCGCCGGCGCGATCACCGGCGCGCGGTCGTGGGCGATCGGCGCCGGAGCGGGAGTGGCCGCGGCGTCGTTCGTCGTGCAGGCCGTCGCGAACAACAGCGAGGACCTCGCCGACCTCGAGCGCTTCTCGCCCTTCTTCTGGGCATACGGGCAGTCGCCGCTCGGGAACGGGTTCGATGCGCCCGGCCTTGCGCTCCTGTGGGGCTTCGCGCTGGCCTTCGTCGCCGTCGCGACGTTCGCGCTGCGACGGCGCGACATCCTCGGCTGA
- a CDS encoding glycoside hydrolase family 13 protein produces the protein MTESPRSGTEWWRTAVIYQIYPRSFADTSGDGIGDLRGVTEHLDDLAALGVDALWLSPFQTSPQKDAGYDVADYCDVDPIFGTLADFDEMLAGAHARGIRIIVDLVPNHSSDQHAWFQQALAAAPGSRERARYMFRDGRGDDGSVPPNNWESVFGGPAWSRITEADGTAGQWYLHLFDASQPDFDWSNPEVQEMFRGVLRFWLDRGVDGFRVDVAHGLVKADGLPDYTPPEDAASMGGEEADVPYWGQPGVHEIWRDWRRVMEEYDGDRALCAEAWMPGPDITALWVRSDEMHQAFNFPYLETAWRAADLREVITDSLRAFGGVGAPATWVLSNHDVVRHASRLALTAENPQGAGIGPKSKGKPDPVVGLRRARAATTLMFALPGSAYVYQGEELGLPEVIDLPDEARQDPTWFRTGGERYGRDGCRVPIPWVSDAPAYGFSPEGASWLPQPAEFAGFARDVQEDDPDSTLWLYRTLLAERRERALGAGELEWLDGFGDDVMAFRNGGLTVVANTGTDAVTLPSGVVVAQSGPLAGDTLPADTAVWLADA, from the coding sequence ATGACGGAATCCCCTCGCTCCGGCACCGAATGGTGGCGCACGGCGGTCATCTACCAGATCTATCCGCGCTCGTTCGCGGACACGTCCGGTGACGGCATCGGCGACCTGCGGGGCGTCACCGAGCACCTCGACGACCTGGCCGCCCTCGGAGTGGATGCGCTGTGGCTGAGCCCGTTCCAGACCTCCCCGCAGAAGGACGCCGGCTACGACGTCGCCGACTATTGCGATGTGGATCCGATCTTCGGCACGCTCGCCGATTTCGACGAGATGCTCGCCGGCGCGCACGCGCGCGGCATCCGCATCATCGTCGACCTGGTTCCCAATCACTCCTCCGACCAGCACGCCTGGTTCCAGCAGGCTCTCGCCGCCGCTCCCGGAAGCCGCGAGCGCGCGCGCTACATGTTCCGCGACGGCCGGGGCGACGACGGATCGGTGCCGCCGAACAACTGGGAGTCCGTCTTCGGCGGCCCGGCATGGTCGCGCATCACCGAGGCCGACGGCACGGCCGGGCAGTGGTACCTGCACCTGTTCGACGCGTCGCAGCCCGACTTCGACTGGTCCAACCCCGAGGTGCAGGAGATGTTCCGCGGGGTGCTGCGGTTCTGGCTCGACCGCGGCGTCGACGGATTCCGGGTGGATGTGGCCCACGGCCTGGTCAAGGCGGACGGCCTGCCCGACTACACGCCGCCGGAGGACGCCGCGTCGATGGGTGGCGAAGAGGCCGACGTGCCGTACTGGGGTCAGCCGGGCGTGCACGAGATCTGGCGCGACTGGCGCCGCGTGATGGAGGAGTACGACGGCGACCGCGCCCTGTGCGCTGAGGCCTGGATGCCCGGACCCGACATCACCGCGCTGTGGGTGCGCTCGGACGAGATGCACCAGGCGTTCAACTTCCCGTACCTCGAGACGGCGTGGCGCGCCGCTGATCTGCGCGAGGTCATCACCGACTCCCTCCGCGCCTTCGGCGGCGTCGGTGCGCCGGCCACGTGGGTGCTGTCGAACCATGACGTCGTGCGGCACGCATCCCGTCTCGCCCTCACCGCCGAGAACCCCCAGGGCGCCGGCATCGGGCCGAAGAGCAAGGGCAAGCCCGACCCGGTCGTGGGCCTGCGCCGTGCCCGGGCCGCCACCACCCTGATGTTCGCGCTGCCGGGCTCCGCCTACGTCTACCAGGGCGAGGAGCTGGGCCTGCCGGAGGTCATCGACCTGCCGGATGAGGCGCGTCAGGATCCGACCTGGTTCCGCACGGGCGGCGAGCGCTACGGCCGCGACGGCTGCCGTGTGCCCATCCCGTGGGTCTCGGATGCCCCCGCCTACGGTTTCAGTCCCGAGGGCGCGTCGTGGCTGCCGCAGCCGGCGGAGTTCGCCGGCTTCGCTCGCGACGTGCAGGAGGACGATCCGGATTCGACCCTGTGGCTGTACCGCACCCTTCTCGCCGAGCGGCGCGAGCGTGCGCTCGGCGCCGGGGAGCTGGAGTGGCTCGACGGGTTCGGCGACGACGTCATGGCGTTCCGGAACGGCGGGCTGACCGTGGTCGCGAACACGGGCACGGATGCGGTGACCCTGCCGTCGGGTGTCGTGGTGGCACAGAGCGGCCCCCTCGCCGGCGACACCCTGCCCGCAGACACCGCCGTGTGGCTCGCCGACGCGTAG
- a CDS encoding SufS family cysteine desulfurase, whose translation MNSPALSSGGAPAAAGALDAAALRADFPLLADRASDEPLIYLDSAATAQRPRAVIDAEVDYIVRANAAVHRGAHTLAADATELFEDARATVAGFVGADADQLVWTSGATAGINLVAYAIGNATAGRGAPASARFALRPGDEIVVTESEHHANLIPWQELAARTGALLRHIRVHDDGTLDLDAAAEIIGARTRVVAFPHVSNVLGIVNPVDRVVALAREVGALTLMDACQSAPHLALDLPASGVDLAVFSGHKMLGPNAIGGLYGRADVLEALPPFLTGGSMITTVTLDEADYLPAPQRFEAGTQPVSQAVGLAAAVRYLENVGMPAVHAHEARLERRMRDGLREVPGIRLLGDADGTERVALAAFDVEGVHAHDAGQFLDARGIAVRVGHHCAAPLHRRFGMTASVRASATLYTTDADIDAFLDAVAGIRPFFGES comes from the coding sequence GTGAACTCCCCCGCCCTCTCGTCCGGCGGCGCACCCGCGGCTGCCGGGGCGCTCGACGCCGCCGCGCTCCGCGCCGACTTCCCGCTGCTGGCGGACCGCGCGAGTGATGAACCGCTGATCTACCTCGACTCGGCGGCGACCGCGCAGCGACCCCGGGCGGTCATCGACGCCGAGGTCGACTACATCGTGCGGGCGAACGCGGCCGTGCACCGGGGTGCGCACACGCTCGCCGCCGACGCGACGGAGCTGTTCGAGGATGCGCGCGCCACGGTCGCCGGATTCGTGGGCGCCGACGCCGATCAGCTGGTCTGGACCTCCGGCGCGACCGCCGGCATCAACCTCGTCGCGTACGCGATCGGCAATGCCACCGCCGGCCGCGGCGCTCCCGCGAGCGCCCGGTTCGCGCTGCGACCCGGCGACGAGATCGTCGTGACCGAGAGCGAGCACCACGCGAACCTCATTCCGTGGCAGGAGCTCGCGGCCCGCACCGGAGCGCTGCTGCGCCACATCCGAGTGCACGACGACGGCACGCTCGACCTCGACGCGGCTGCCGAGATCATCGGCGCACGGACGCGGGTCGTGGCCTTCCCGCACGTGTCGAACGTGCTCGGCATCGTCAACCCGGTCGACCGGGTCGTCGCCCTGGCGCGAGAGGTCGGCGCTCTGACACTGATGGATGCCTGCCAGTCGGCGCCGCATCTCGCCCTCGACCTGCCGGCGTCTGGCGTGGACCTCGCCGTCTTCTCGGGCCATAAGATGCTCGGCCCGAACGCGATCGGCGGCCTCTACGGCCGCGCGGACGTGCTCGAGGCGCTGCCGCCTTTCCTCACCGGCGGTTCCATGATCACGACCGTCACGCTCGACGAGGCGGACTACCTGCCCGCGCCGCAGCGCTTCGAGGCGGGCACGCAGCCGGTGTCGCAGGCCGTGGGGCTCGCCGCCGCCGTGCGCTATCTCGAGAACGTCGGCATGCCCGCAGTCCACGCGCACGAAGCGCGCCTGGAGCGGCGGATGCGCGACGGACTCCGCGAGGTCCCCGGCATCCGCCTGCTCGGCGACGCCGACGGCACAGAGCGCGTGGCGCTGGCCGCGTTCGACGTCGAGGGCGTGCACGCACACGACGCGGGGCAGTTCCTGGATGCGCGCGGCATCGCCGTGCGCGTCGGACACCACTGCGCCGCGCCCCTGCACCGCCGCTTCGGCATGACCGCATCGGTGCGGGCGAGCGCCACCCTGTACACCACCGACGCCGACATCGATGCCTTCCTCGACGCCGTCGCCGGCATCCGCCCGTTCTTCGGGGAGAGCTGA
- a CDS encoding adenine phosphoribosyltransferase has translation MHADLARAEQLIAVVPDFPEPGVLFRDIAPLLADAAAFRVCVEALVEPFRGGFDVVAGIEARGFLLAGAAAVATGTGMVPIRKAGKLPRPAASVSYALEYGEAAVEASDDIPAGSRVLVLDDVLATGGTLRASHRLLAELGAEVIGSAVLLELEALGGRAVAGDVHTVFTA, from the coding sequence GTGCACGCAGACCTCGCCCGCGCCGAGCAGCTCATCGCCGTCGTCCCGGACTTCCCCGAACCCGGCGTCCTCTTCCGTGACATCGCTCCGCTGCTCGCCGACGCAGCGGCGTTCCGCGTCTGCGTCGAAGCGCTCGTCGAGCCCTTCCGCGGAGGCTTCGACGTCGTGGCCGGAATCGAAGCGCGCGGATTCCTGCTTGCCGGTGCCGCCGCCGTCGCGACCGGCACCGGGATGGTGCCGATCCGCAAGGCCGGCAAGCTGCCGCGGCCGGCCGCATCCGTCTCCTACGCCCTCGAATACGGCGAGGCGGCGGTCGAGGCGTCGGACGACATCCCCGCCGGATCGCGCGTGCTCGTGCTGGATGACGTGCTCGCCACCGGCGGCACGCTGCGCGCGAGCCATCGACTGCTCGCCGAGCTCGGCGCCGAGGTGATCGGCAGCGCCGTGCTGCTCGAGCTCGAGGCGCTCGGCGGGCGCGCGGTCGCCGGCGACGTGCACACCGTCTTCACGGCCTGA
- the uraD gene encoding 2-oxo-4-hydroxy-4-carboxy-5-ureidoimidazoline decarboxylase has product MHLSDFNDLDDATARDLVRVWAAVPSWVDGVVSARPYASIDTLTTHAADLAKGWGRAELEQALSQHPRIGEKPEGANAEAAASRREQSTMTDADPAVAAAIATGNAEYEARFDRVFLVRAAGRTPEQILRELQRRLGNDDDTEVREACEQLAEIALLRLRGAVGHKPI; this is encoded by the coding sequence GTGCACCTCAGCGACTTCAACGACCTCGACGACGCCACCGCCCGCGATCTCGTGCGGGTGTGGGCAGCTGTCCCGAGCTGGGTCGACGGCGTCGTCTCCGCGCGGCCGTACGCCTCCATCGACACCCTGACGACGCACGCCGCCGATCTGGCGAAGGGTTGGGGCCGCGCCGAGCTCGAGCAGGCGCTGTCCCAGCACCCGCGCATCGGTGAGAAGCCGGAGGGGGCGAACGCCGAGGCGGCCGCATCCCGTCGCGAGCAGTCGACGATGACCGACGCGGATCCCGCCGTGGCGGCGGCGATCGCAACCGGCAACGCGGAGTACGAGGCCCGCTTCGACCGGGTCTTCCTCGTGCGCGCCGCCGGTCGCACGCCCGAGCAGATCCTGCGAGAGCTGCAGCGCCGACTCGGGAACGACGACGACACCGAAGTGCGCGAGGCGTGCGAGCAGCTGGCCGAGATCGCTCTGCTGCGCCTGCGCGGCGCGGTCGGACACAAGCCCATCTGA
- the uraH gene encoding hydroxyisourate hydrolase yields MSTHLTTHVLDASRGAPAREVSIALARLHDTGEVSHLADGLTNDDGRLALGPELLDPGTYLLTFATGAYFAAQQVETFYPLVTVSFSVAPAAHDETPHLHVPLLLSPFAYSTYRGS; encoded by the coding sequence ATGAGCACGCACCTGACCACGCACGTCCTCGACGCTTCGCGCGGCGCCCCGGCCCGAGAGGTGAGCATCGCCCTCGCCCGCCTGCACGACACCGGCGAGGTCTCGCACCTGGCCGACGGTCTGACGAACGACGACGGTCGCCTCGCTCTCGGGCCGGAGCTGCTCGATCCCGGCACCTACCTGCTGACCTTCGCGACCGGCGCCTACTTCGCGGCGCAGCAGGTGGAGACCTTCTACCCGCTCGTGACGGTCAGCTTCAGCGTCGCGCCCGCCGCCCACGACGAGACGCCCCACCTGCACGTGCCGCTGCTGCTCAGCCCATTCGCCTACTCCACCTACCGCGGCAGCTGA
- a CDS encoding maleylpyruvate isomerase N-terminal domain-containing protein has product MTASDTRAPLGTAPASGAFAGAIRSLSDRFAAETAQLDPDHPIDSDAWPTVGAMVDHLGQIQRWATEVVRTGASVDRAPFARPADRERIAWFVEGSSALATELESRDASDECWAFVPSGTVGFWARRQAHEARKHLWDIRTASVAVPEMPDAGGHEMAADIVDELYAVFLARAVRGGLAPLPTPLELVPVDAAVAWHLAPDWTVRRTTDAAADPAATVVTATLGDIALFAWDRAVPEDMPDRFAVTGSLATVAAYRDAPVHP; this is encoded by the coding sequence ATGACCGCCTCCGACACGCGCGCGCCGCTCGGAACGGCGCCCGCCTCAGGAGCGTTCGCCGGCGCGATCCGCAGCCTGTCCGACCGGTTCGCCGCCGAAACCGCGCAGCTCGATCCGGACCATCCGATCGACTCCGACGCATGGCCGACCGTCGGCGCGATGGTCGATCACCTCGGCCAGATCCAGCGCTGGGCGACGGAGGTCGTGCGCACCGGCGCATCCGTCGACCGTGCCCCGTTCGCGCGGCCTGCCGACCGCGAGCGCATCGCCTGGTTCGTCGAGGGATCGTCGGCGCTGGCCACCGAGCTCGAGTCGCGCGACGCGTCGGACGAGTGCTGGGCCTTCGTTCCCAGCGGCACGGTCGGCTTCTGGGCGCGCCGGCAGGCGCACGAAGCGCGCAAGCACCTGTGGGACATCCGCACCGCATCCGTCGCCGTGCCCGAGATGCCCGACGCCGGCGGGCACGAGATGGCCGCCGACATCGTCGACGAGCTCTACGCCGTCTTCCTCGCACGCGCCGTTCGCGGCGGTCTCGCGCCCCTGCCGACCCCGCTCGAACTCGTGCCCGTCGACGCGGCCGTGGCGTGGCATCTCGCGCCGGACTGGACCGTGCGGCGCACGACGGATGCTGCCGCAGACCCTGCCGCGACGGTCGTGACGGCCACCCTGGGCGACATCGCACTCTTCGCGTGGGATCGCGCGGTGCCGGAAGACATGCCCGACCGGTTCGCCGTCACCGGGTCCCTCGCGACCGTCGCCGCCTACCGTGACGCTCCCGTGCATCCCTGA